CGCGCATCATCAGCGCCATATCTCACCGGATCGGCTCCATCTGCCAGATCCCTCTCCGTCGCACTTCTCCTTCCTCCACGTTGCATGCGCTGCAGGACACCGCCGCCGCTCAGCCTCAGGCCAACGCTGCCGCTTCCTTTGACTGTTTTCCGTTCTTCGTTGCCAGGATCTACGGACCTCGCTGTCCGCAGCGGAAGAAGCTCATGGCCGCCAAGTCCGTTATGTTCGTTCCCGTCAGTCCCGCCGCGGACTCTCCCGATCTGGTCATTGACTTCTTCGGCAGTGACTTCATAGTGGCCAATTGAAAACGTTCCTTCGTTTCTGATTTTCTTCTTTCAGAGGCGGTTATTCGGCTATAGTATGTAGAGTAGTTTAGATGTGTAGATCGACGTGCTCTTTGTAGTACTTCTATTTGATTATATGTGCAAAAGAATTGTTTAGATAGGGTTCAAACTCAAATTAATAAAGTGCAATTAAATTGTTTAGATAGGGTtcgattatatatatttattttagttatggACGTGTTGATGATAGCGATCATGATGATTGGATTTGAATGGTCGATAGATTCGATTTTGAAGAAAATTGGAATTGCAATCTCTGATTTCGGTCTTTCTTTATAATGCAGATTCTCGTAAGGGGCTTAAGATTTCAACAGTATGCTTGTTTATAAGCATTTACTTCAATTTGTTTGATGGGACGCGATTTAGTGCTCTTCAGTTGTTTGGAGTATTAAAACTCCTCCTAAAAAGTTAGGAATAAGTTACAGTAAATAATGTTTTTTTTGTAACCGTTTAAATAATATTTGGACTAAtgttattttttggtttttactTGGACTTgttttaggttttttttttatttttaaattgctATTAGATCGTTACattataatagaaataaaaattaaaaattttttaacaaaaaaattaaaaactttaaaaagaCAAAATACTTCTTTATagtgaattttaaaaaaagtataatatgttttttttGCTAAAGGACGGGCTTTTCGCAGAGCGGACCTGCACAGGTCCACGATACACTTGCCACCATTGAACCACCGTAAAACCCATGCACTATAACTCCAAAAACATTGCCTAAAGGATTCAAACACGGAGTATActgcatgctttccctctttCCTTCCCACTACGCCATCTTGATTGTCAACAAAATatgttacaaaaaatatatataataaattataacagcacatgatatataaatatattgatatattgattgattgtaTTATCTTTTGTTTTCTCTTGTTCATTTATATTGAGAAAATATTTTCTATTAGTGACTAATTTATTATCTCTTTTTGCACCATAAATTATATCTAAAAATTAACATTTGattgttattaatatatttttaaaaacatgcatttaacttttaattttatatttttatttaattatgaccGGATCAACCGGGTAAACCAGTGACTCACCGGTTGAACTAGTGACCCAGTGACCCAATCGTATGATCGGGTCAATTATCGGTTCGGTTCTGATAACTATGGAGTAGCCGATTTTAGACGTTTTCTTATTCAATTTCTTGATCAGAAACCTACCCTAGTGCTTCAGTTTTGGTGATTTTTATGCGGAGgtaaaatttggtaatttatGATAGTTAAATGTGTTCTTGATGTGTGATTAATAAATTGATGTTTTATGCttgaaattaagtgattttGTAGTTGAAATTAGTTGAATGTTGTTGATTTTCTTTGGCTTGTGGTTCGATCAATATAGATCAGCCAATAACCGAACTATTGTGGTGGTATTTGGTGCTATTTTTGAGTTTGATCTTTAGGAATTTGACAAGATTTAGGAGTTGAAAGGTTAAAATAAAAGTTAAGAAAAATCAGTTACtgaaaagattaaaaatttgGTTAAAAATCAAGTAAAATCTGATGAATTTTGATGAAATTGTTTCCGTTCCTTGAAGAACATGAAATcctaatattttttactatGACGTCTATTATTTGGACCAACTTCATTATCATGCACTTTCAATTCTAGATTTTTCAAAGAGTAGAATACAGATATTAAgtaaaaattgaatttatagccgaaaaaattaaattatcataATACATATTAAGTTTTATGTTACCTGAAacaaaatgatgatgatgatgatgatgggtGGCTCTTACCATTTGTCTAATTGTAGTTAATTATGTACTTGACAATGAATTTGGAATAGGAATTATATTAGTTGATATAATATGATTGCTGATTCGTTGAATTTTCCAATTATATTTGTCAGAACATAAGGTTGCAAGAGCACGATTGAAAGTGAAACAGATATTTAACTCTCTTGAGTAAAGTACGATTGAAGGCGCAGAAATATTTGTTATTGAAAGTGAATCGGTATTTAAATTGAGTACATattaatagttttttttattggaAGTGAATCAACTTTAAATTCTGTCCTGGGTTGAAAGTGAATCAGTTTTAAATCTGTCGTGGGTTAAAGccggtttttaaaaaaaataaaataaaataaagaattgaGTACGTAGTAGcagttttttttattgaaatctGTTTTGAAGTCCTGTCATATGATAAAGccaatttttaataaaaaaaaaacaggggtaaaataagaagaaaaaattggATACCACAATTTCATATCCCATTATACATTGGtatagataatattttttttagtaattattcATTAATAAATGTTGCAGTAACGattctatttattatatttcAATTAGACTCAATGAATTTACCAAAATTCAAACTTATTATCTTGAACTTCTTCTTTGATCATATGGTTAGAATCATTTAACAGAAGATCTTCGGaccataaaatttttaaagtaaaagaaaaatacaataaaacatattagaaaacctaaaaaaataaaataatttttaaaatagaatatatatatataagaaaaatagTAAATTACAACTTACTTGGCATATcacatagaaaaataaagagaacgAAATAATCATGAAAGTTgaaataacacaaaatatataACACAGTTCTTATCTTAACACATTTAAATGTTATATGtcaatctaataattaataaaaaataatattatccaatgtaaaatagattaaaaataagaaagagattaacaaaatcaattaataaagtttttatcttaaattggcagattatttaaaaaattaattaacaaagtTCGTATGTTACTATATTTATAGTATCGtactatatttattatatttagtgTGTTATATGtcaatctaataattaataaaaaataatatttttaatatagaacatattaaaaataaagaaaaaaattaacaaaatatacgtagaaattttttattttaccattggtaaatataaatttttttacatcTTTTATATGCCAATCATATGACAGatgaataatattaaattaattaatctttttgcaataacttaaaaaattagtaaatgTCAATTTTAGTACTCTTTATAAATAAATGTCAAATttaatactttatataattaatagttTAGATAGTTTAGGAAATTATAAACATAGACTTTAATAATACGTATCAATTAATAAACATAAACTTTGATAATACGTATCAAACAatgcaaaaaaaatattgataaattttaataaatatagaatatatttatagataaaTTTTAATACTATAGAATATATTTGAGTAGTAGTGCTCGATCtataattatacaaaaaaaatacaaacttTAGATGTAAAAATGGATAAGATAAAGAGTACTTGtcctttgaattttttttttaaaattaaaaattagtactcaaaaataaaataaaccgtAAATATAAAATACCAGTCACTTGTATTATCATAAtgtctattattatttttcaaaaggtaCCTGTAGTTGGCAATGGAATTGGCATAaaaattgtatcaattttcTTGTCAAATTTTCTCACGATGATTTGCAGGTGTCCCTTTCTTAGTAAATGCATGTCAGAACCAAAAGATAGCAAGATACAGAAAAAAGGATCGACAACAGTGAGGAATATTTGTAAGTGGAGCAGTTATTTAATTTCCTCACGATTGCAGCAGTTATTTAATGGGTTAatgacttttttttaattataaacaaaaatgtattattattattttgtccaaaaattttatttgtaaaatgaaTTATTTGAGGACAAATGGTATCTATAAAAATTGGACACCAAACTCTGGTATTGGCTTTATATATTGGTATAGATTTAGTTTAGTTATGGACGTGTTGATGATTTATCTGCGATCATGATGATTGGATTTGAATGGTCGATAGATTCTATTTTGAAGAAAATTGGAATTGCAATCTCTGATTTCGGTCTTTCTTTATAATGCAGATTCTCGTAAGGGGCTTAAGATTTCAACAGTATGCTTGTTTATAAGCATTTACTTCAATTTGTTTGATGGGACGCGATTTAGTGCTCTTCAGTTGTTTGGAGTATTAAAACTCCTCCTAAAAAGTTAGGAATAAGTTACAGTAAATAATGTTTTTTTTGTAACCGTTTAAATAATATTTGGGCTAATGTTATCTTTTGGTTTTTACTTGGGCTTGTTTTaggctttttttatttttaaattgctATTGGATCGTTACattataatagaaataaaaattaaaaactttttaacaaaaaaattaaaaactttaaaaacacaaaatacTTCTTTATagtgaattttaaaaaaagtataatatgttttaattaattgcaaaaagggaaaatatttttttaggattagagttgttttttttttctaagataAAGAGACTCGAATCCGCAACCTCTTATATGAGTATGGAGAGATTATGACATTTGAACTATAATTTATTGGCAAGATTAgagttgttttatttttaaaaaataaaaaatatctttgaatgtaaaaaagataaaattatccAGTTGAAGATTTagtttaaacttttaaaatatccatttaaaatttaattaaaaaaacaaaaatatatttttaatattaattttgtttaaatatatttaaatttaaaaatttgaatttaatatgaaaaaattaaaatatcatgtttaaaataaattttagagtaaagtatcgtttttgtccccaacattTGGGGTAAGTTCTAAAGTTGTCTCTAACATTTCAATCGTCATATTTAACTTCCTAAAGTTTTAAAATTggctcaatgttgtcctgccgttagagatctgttaacagaattgacggcgggacaaaattgagatgATTTAAAAAACTGAAGTCAAACATATATTTTcgtattaattttaaaagactaaaagttttttaaaattaaagttatttaatttgaattaaaaatttaatttaattttaaaaagaataaaaataaaaaattatatttaaatttaaaaagataaaattattttttttaaaaaattaatttaaaaattataaaatatttatttaaatattaataaaaagacaaaaatatctCTTTGGTATTGACGCTGTTTACATGCATCAAAAACTAGaaatttaaacaataaaaattattttaggattaaatttgtttaaataaattaaaaaataaaattttaaattttaatttatcaaatactCTTATAGATAATTTTATAAAGACAAAAATGTCCTTATAAAAATTAACACCGACTTACAAGCTCAAACAACCAAACTATTAGAGCTACGgggtaaaataaatataaaggattttaatatttaaagCAGAAGcagtaaaataaatataaagaaaataatGGAAATTTTAACTgcaaaaaactaatttaaaaataaaaatatatagagTATTGAttcattaaataattaaaaattttatacatGATTGATTTACCAAATTATTAGGGAGTATTGTAAACATAATCGTATTAAAAATAATACgagtatattaattttttaatttataattaacgattttaaatagttatttttttaaatcgaacaaatataattaatcatataaatataataatatgaatacgtttatttttattaaattaaattaagttattaattaaattatatttatttaaattttaatttaaagattttataatttaaaattttaaattatgtgaataaaattagattaataaaaataaaaatataccagTATGATTGTAATGAGTTTATGAgtttatgaaattttaaaacaaaataaatcttaaaagataaaaataaaaaattgttatgaaaacaataatttttttattttatttcaataaaaaaattaacactaataaaacaataattaaaaaaaatgttgcTTAATAAGTAAAGATGGGagattaaattattaatttataaaaataatttataagcaacgttttttttaattagtgtTTTATTAAGCAACGTAttctattaatattttataattattttatggtttttatttaaaagtataattttatgttagtgttaattttttaaatattaattttttaaaaaaatattgttggcattaattatttgataatgttttcaatatataataaaagttcTATTAATAGAATAcctattaaaaaattataccaacatacattataatattaataatataaagaaATTTCAAAATTCCAAACATAAAGAGAGTATTGTAACATCCACCTTGTTTGATGATCAATTGACTTATGATAGGTTCATGTTGAATTTACTATGTTCTGATGCCATTAGTAATCAGCGATAATAGTTCTATTTATTTTGCCACTTGTCCATGACGGTTTTCTTGTGTTTATTAATGTGATAGAGATATTACTGTTATAATAATGTTGAATTTACTGCTATTTATGTTGACTTAGCgaatttatatgttattttaactttttctttttcccatCGTGAAATGACATTCATGTTAGTAAGAATTTTGATAAAACAAGTATGATATAACTTGATTCACTTTTCATGGAAGCTTTGAAAATTCAGGTTAGAATTCTgggttattttttttataattttttcccCTAAtctgttttttgtttttgtttttaatttatactCCATTATTTGTGTTAAAAATCCTATATATTTGAACCACCGTAAATTTGTAACAATGTGTCTTCCGCAATCTGCATTTCTACTACAGTCTTTAGTTATTGAAGAAATTTAACTATATATGTCTGGAGATTGTAGAGATTTTGCTTGAACATGAATTGCATAAGGGAGGAAGCAATAACTCTCACATTGAGGTACATGAAAATTTGATCCTAACTTAATACGTTATTTCACTAAGATGTTTGATACATTAATATACTGTGTAATCAATAAAACCAGGACATGTAAACCAATTATATGAACAGGAGTTTGGCTTCCATGTGTACAACTAATTTAGCAAGAGTTGAAGATTTTTTCTTTAAGTAGTTTCCTTGGTGAATCATATTCCCTAACAAGCTTGCAGGATCAAATATGAAAAGAAATCATATTCAAGATTTAAAAGAAACACGATGAAGGATGGGAGTATTCTCTCCCTTTGGCTTGAATTTCTTGGGTGAATACATCTGGGGGTAAAATGGTACATAATATATACATGGTGAACCTATAGCATTTTTTTTCACATCTCAGATATACTGGCATGCTATCTTAAGTATACAACAGGTGATCTTTATACTTTTTTGCCTCAACTAAGCAACAAAATCCACAGCTAATGAATGTGGGAAGGATGGAAAACTCTACAAGATGGTGCATAGCTTGCTAATGTTGTTGGTTCTGTGAGTTGTATTCAGTTGTAGAGGAGGAGTCTTGAGGTCATGGGTTCAAGTTACGGAATCAGTCATTGACAGTTAGATCAAGTTAGATTGCCTACATTACACccattgccttcccagatcttGTCTAACGTGGGATTCTTGTTTTTTTGCAATTTGTATTCAGAAGGTGCGATCTGTGTATTAGTTTCTAATTTATGCTGTTTTCAATTGTGAACTTCGACCCCCATAATGTTAGTTTTTAAACTAACAAGTTTGGTTTTGATAGGTTTGTACAGTACAGAGGGTATAGAATATGTGGATGTTTTGGTGCGCAAAGCATGTAATATTGTAATGCATCACTGATGATCTTCATAGCAATATTAGAGTGGTGACTCAAGAAGTATAGAAGGATATATGTAATGTCTGATATTGTGTTTGTTATGGGTATTGTATTGTATTAAGGATTTTCATAAACTCATTCAGATTTTTCGTGATCAAGAAGAGTTGGAACCGATAGTCATTTTACTTAGCTTTGCTATGAAGATGTTAGTTCAATTTTTCATTCTCCATACATATGTGATAAACGCGTAAATGGTTTAACATATGTCACTactatataaatttattattaattaataacacATAAAATAGAACTTTTACTCATTCTACATTTCTACTACAGCCATAAGCATTCATTCCTATACAAGTCTCAACAACAATGAAATATGTGAAGATCACTAAAATATAGGCCATGGGACATTTGGTTCCACACAAGGTTCAATTCAGTGGTGTCTCAACTTTCAAAACAACAGTTTGACCTTCGAGTGTATTCATCAACTAGTTGAGCAAGAGCTGAAGATTTGTTCTTAAGCAACTTTTTTGGTGAATCATATTCCTCTATAAGTCCTGAAGGATCAATATTAACATAACTCATATTCCCGGCAAGAGAAAAAAGTATGGCAAATAAAGAAGAGAAATGCAACGAAAGAGAAGGGAAGTGGTTCTTGCCTTGATTAAGAAACAGAACTATGTCACTGTCAAAGATTGAAGTTATTCTATGAGCAATTATAATTATTGTGCAGTCTGAAAAATTCTGCTTAACTGTTTGCTGAATAATATTATCTGTGGCTGTATCAACTGATGCCGTAGCCTCGTCAAGCACTAGGATCTTGCTTTTTTTAGTAAGACACGGCCAAGGCAGACCAACTGTCTTTGACCCATGCTCCAATTTTTGCTATTCTCGGTAACTGCAGAATTCATAATGTTATgcaatataatataatataataattcttTTGATTCACAATATCTGCAACTTAGTTCAGTATATCCATTGTTTTCATATTTCAATGTCACATCTATTAAGCATTTTCCAAATGTACCCTTCACACAATGTTAAGCACAATAAACAACAAAGCATTTACACCATAAACTAGTTATTAAGTAACAAATTTATAGTCAAATATTGATAATGTGCTTCTTAATCAATGTGCATATACCGTGACAAGTATTAACAACAGAAAGGATTATAATATATTCTTGCTATAAATATACATAACAATTTGACTTGTAAGATCCTATTCATCTTTTAGGTTTTGAGAAGTCAAACCTATTGAGTTGGCCAAGTGGGAGCAAGATGGAGTAGCCCACAGTTATTAGAAGTGGATTGGACTGGTTGATTCAACTGAAAAACTGATAAACTGATGATTTGGCTGGTTTAGTTAGTGAAACAGACCGAAAATATTATTGAACCGGTTAATGATGGTTAAAtctaggggtggcaaacgggcctAAACCTGTCGAGTCGGCTCgcgtaacccgccaaaaaagACAGGTTGGGATGTAAAATTGGGACCGCCAAAAAGTAAAAGTCCGTCTAACCTGCACTGCTTAAATCGCGGATTTTGGCAAGGCTTGACTGGTTTTTCCGCTGGacttagtatttttttaacaagggatttttttacaatttttttgcCAAAATCCAACTTCGCGCAACCccaacttacaagagaatgaagatgaaaattgagtgttttggattatatttattttgttttagagacaacatttataattatgtttattttgctttggaaacaatatttataattatgttttggatgaaaacttgatttataattatatttattagatatttataattacaaagactttaatgtttgtgaatataaaaattataatttatttatacttttagaaattataataattaaaagtaaaaaataggAGAGATTTTTTTATgcctttatatatattatttaatagttaaaagtaaaaaaaaaaaaaagaggatatTAGCCCGCCGGCCCGCCGTTAGGCGGGGCGGGTTAGAATTTTGGGACCGCCTCACTAGGCAGGGCGGGCCAGCCCGCTAAAGGGCAGGCTTTTGGCAGAGCGAGACAGGACGGGACGGACTTCCCCACTTGCCACCCCTAATTAAATCTATTAAAAACCGACCGGTTCATACTTCAGACCAGACGGACCTGCACAGGTCCACGATACACTTGCCACCACTGAACCACCGTAAAACCCATGCACTATAACTCCAAAAACATTGCCTAAAGGATTCAAACACGGAGTATACTGCATGCTTTGCCTCTTTCCTTGCCACTACGCCATCTTGATTGTCAACaatatattacaaaaaatatatatataataaattataacagCACATGATATATAAACATATTGatatattgattgattgtaTTATCTTTTGTTTTCTCTCGTTCATTTATATTGAGAAAATATTTTCTATTAGTGACTAATTTATTATCTCTTTTTGCACCATAAATTATATCTAAGAATTAACATTTGattgttattaatatatttttgaaaacatgcatttaacttttaattttatatttttgtttaattatgaCCGGGTCAACCGGGTAAACCAGTGACTCACCGGTTGAACTAGTGACCCAGTGACCCAGTCGTATGATCGGGTCAATTATTGGTTCGGTTCTGATAACTATGGAGTAGCCGATTTTAGACGTTTTCTTATTCAATTTCTTGATCAGAAACCTACCTTAGTGTTTCGGTTTTGGTGATTTTTATGCGGAGGTAGAATTTGGTAATTTGTGATAATTAAATGTGTTCTTGATGTGTGATTAATAAATTGATATTTTATGCttgaaattaagtgattttGTAGTTGAAATTAGTTGAATGTTGTTGATTTTCTTTGGCTTGTGGTTCGATCAATATAGATCAGCCAATAACCGAACTATTGTGGTGGTATTTGGTGCTATTTTTGAGTTTGAT
The genomic region above belongs to Arachis stenosperma cultivar V10309 chromosome 5, arast.V10309.gnm1.PFL2, whole genome shotgun sequence and contains:
- the LOC130980559 gene encoding uncharacterized protein LOC130980559, coding for MNRRVRTTIPQHHHNFHKYLKPGALARIHDSRIISAISHRIGSICQIPLRRTSPSSTLHALQDTAAAQPQANAAASFDCFPFFVARIYGPRCPQRKKLMAAKSVMFVPVSPAADSPDLVIDFFGSDFIVAN